The Corvus moneduloides isolate bCorMon1 chromosome 28, bCorMon1.pri, whole genome shotgun sequence genome contains a region encoding:
- the UHRF1 gene encoding E3 ubiquitin-protein ligase UHRF1 isoform X1, translating into MWIQVRTMDGSETHRVDSLSKLTKVEGLRLRIHEVFGVEPQRQRLFYRGKQMEDGHSLFDYSVGLNDIVQLLVRQSPAVLPAGSKEKDSELSDTDSGCGSGPSESDKSSHNGEGALELEGQPSTAAQPDWTDPGFGLYKINDLVDARDTDMGAWFEAQVVNVTRKKPTSESTESCTDPDQPTAVPEEDVIYHVKYEDYPENGVVQMSSSNVRARARTILKWHQLEVGQVVMVNYNPDEPKERGFWYDAEILQKRETKMTRELNAKILLGEAGDSLNDCTIILVDEIYKIEEPGTASPISLGTPKRQSGPVCKACKDNPNKTCRVCACHICGGKQDPDKQLMCDECDMAFHIYCLNPPLSRIPDDEDWYCPECRNDASEVVLAGEKLKESKKKQKMASANSSSRRDWGKGMACVGRTKECTIVPSNHYGPIPGIPVGTMWKFRVQVSESGVHRPHVAGIHGRSNDGAYSLVLAGGYEDDIDHGNSFTYTGSGGRDLSGNKRTAEQSCDQKLTNMNRALALNCSAPINDKHGAEAKDWRAGKPVRVVRNVKGGKHSKYAPVEGNRYDGIYKVVKYWPETGKSGFLVWRYLLRRDDEEPAPWTKEGKDRMKKLGLTMQYPEGYLEAVANKDKEKENNGDDEFDTPGKGKRKRKSAGGEEKLVTSPAETPKKTKVEPYKLTSQQKSLIKSDEANEKLWNEVLEALKDGPKFLNKVEEAFLCICCQEVVFRPVTTVCQHNVCKDCLDRSFKASVFSCPACRYELGRSYSMEVNEALQSVLTQLFPGYGSGR; encoded by the exons ATGGAAGATGGTCACTCCCTGTTCGATTACAGCGTGGGGCTGAATGATATTGTTCAACTGCTGGTCAGACAAAGCCCGGCCgtgctgcctgctgggagcAAGGAGAAGGACTCGGAGCTCTCGGACACCGACTCCGGCTGCGGCTCCGGCCCCAGCGAGTCCGACAAAAGCTCCCACAACGGGGAGGGtgccctggagctggagggaCAGCCCAGCACGGCAGCTCAGCCCGACTGGACCGACCCCGGCTTCGGCCTCTACAAG ATCAATGACTTGGTGGATGCTCGGGACACGGATATGGGGGCGTGGTTTGAAGCCCAGGTTGTGAATGtaaccaggaaaaaacccaccagtgAATCAACTGAGAGCTGCACAGATCCTGACCAGCCCACAGCTGTCCCTGAAGAAGATGTAATTTATCATGTGAAATATGAAGA TTATCCAGAGAATGGGGTGGTGCAGATGAGCTCCAGTAACGTGCGGGCTCGGGCACGGACCATCCTGAAGTGGCACCAGCTGGAGGTGGGGCAGGTGGTGATGGTCAACTACAACCCTGATGAGCCAAAGGAGAGGGGGTTCTGGTATGATGCTGAGATCCtgcaaaaaagagaaacaaaaatgaccAGGGAGCTCAATGCAAAGATATTACTTGG GGAAGCTGGTGATTCCTTGAATGACTGCACAATTATATTAGTGGATGAAATCTATAAAATTGAAGAGCCAGGCACTGCTTCTCCCATCAGTCTTGGTACCCCAAAAC GACAGAGTGGACCCGTGTGTAAAGCCTGCAAGGACAACCCAAACAAGACCTGCAGGGTCTGTGCTTGTCACATCTGTGGAGGGAAGCAGGATCCAGATAAGCAGCTCATGTGTGACGAGTGTGACATGGCCTTCCACATCTACTGCCTCAACCCTCCCCTCAGCAGAATTCCAGATGATGAGGACTG GTATTGCCCTGAATGTCGAAATGATGCAAGTGAGGTGGTTTTAGcaggagagaaattaaaagaaagtaaaaagaaacaaaagatggCATCTGCTAATTCCTCCTCCCGGAGAGACTGGGGAAAG GGCATGGCGTGTGTTGGGCGCACCAAGGAATGCACCATTGTCCCCTCCAACCACTATGGACCAATTCCTGGCATTCCTGTTGGCACCATGTGGAAATTCAGAGTTCAG gtgaGCGAGTCCGGGGTGCACAGGCCCCATGTGGCAGGGATTCACGGCAGGAGCAACGATGGGGCCTATTCCTTGGTGCTGGCAGGAGGATATGAAGATGACATA GATCATGGGAATTCCTTCACATACACAGGGAGTGGAGGGCGAGACCTCTCTGGGAACAAACGCACGGCAGAGCAGTCCTGTGATCAGAAACTCACCAACATGAACAG AGCCCTGGCTCTGAACTGCAGTGCCCCCATCAACGACAAGCATGGGGCTGAGGCCAAGGACTGGCGGGCGGGGAAGCCGGTGCGGGTGGTCAGGAACGTCAAGGGAGGCAAACACAGCAAGTACGCTCCTGTGGAGGGCAACAGATACGATGGCATTTACAAG GTTGTGAAATACTGGCCTGAAACAGGGAAATCTGGGTTTCTAGTGTGGCGTTACCTGCTTAGAAGGGACGATGAAGAACCTGCTCCTTGGACCAAAGAGGGAAAGGACAGGATGAAAAAACTTGGCCTGACAATGCAG TATCCTGAAGGATATTTGGAAGCTGTTGCAAACaaagataaggaaaaagaaaataatggagaTGATGAGTTTGATACCCcggggaaagggaagaggaaaaggaaatcagCAG gtgGGGAGGAGAAACTCGTCACCTCCCCAGCAGAGACTCCAAAGAAAACTAAAGTTGAGCCATACAAGCTGACATCCCAGCAGAAATCTCTTATAAAAAGTGATGAAGCCAACGAAAAACTGTGGAATGAAGTCCTAGAAGCTCTCAAAGACGGACCG AAATTTCTCAATAAAGTGGAGGAGGCCTTTCTGTGTATTTGCTGTCAGGAGGTCGTGTTCCGGCCAGTCACCACCGTCTGCCAACACAACGTCTGCAAg GACTGCCTGGACAGGTCCTTCAAGGCCTCGGTGTTCAGCTGTCCCGCGTGCCGCTACGAGCTGGGCCGCAGCTACAGCATGGAGGTGAACGAGGCCCTGCAGAGCGTCCTcacccagctcttccctggctACGGCAGCGGCCGGTGA
- the UHRF1 gene encoding E3 ubiquitin-protein ligase UHRF1 isoform X2, producing MEDGHSLFDYSVGLNDIVQLLVRQSPAVLPAGSKEKDSELSDTDSGCGSGPSESDKSSHNGEGALELEGQPSTAAQPDWTDPGFGLYKINDLVDARDTDMGAWFEAQVVNVTRKKPTSESTESCTDPDQPTAVPEEDVIYHVKYEDYPENGVVQMSSSNVRARARTILKWHQLEVGQVVMVNYNPDEPKERGFWYDAEILQKRETKMTRELNAKILLGEAGDSLNDCTIILVDEIYKIEEPGTASPISLGTPKRQSGPVCKACKDNPNKTCRVCACHICGGKQDPDKQLMCDECDMAFHIYCLNPPLSRIPDDEDWYCPECRNDASEVVLAGEKLKESKKKQKMASANSSSRRDWGKGMACVGRTKECTIVPSNHYGPIPGIPVGTMWKFRVQVSESGVHRPHVAGIHGRSNDGAYSLVLAGGYEDDIDHGNSFTYTGSGGRDLSGNKRTAEQSCDQKLTNMNRALALNCSAPINDKHGAEAKDWRAGKPVRVVRNVKGGKHSKYAPVEGNRYDGIYKVVKYWPETGKSGFLVWRYLLRRDDEEPAPWTKEGKDRMKKLGLTMQYPEGYLEAVANKDKEKENNGDDEFDTPGKGKRKRKSAGGEEKLVTSPAETPKKTKVEPYKLTSQQKSLIKSDEANEKLWNEVLEALKDGPKFLNKVEEAFLCICCQEVVFRPVTTVCQHNVCKDCLDRSFKASVFSCPACRYELGRSYSMEVNEALQSVLTQLFPGYGSGR from the exons ATGGAAGATGGTCACTCCCTGTTCGATTACAGCGTGGGGCTGAATGATATTGTTCAACTGCTGGTCAGACAAAGCCCGGCCgtgctgcctgctgggagcAAGGAGAAGGACTCGGAGCTCTCGGACACCGACTCCGGCTGCGGCTCCGGCCCCAGCGAGTCCGACAAAAGCTCCCACAACGGGGAGGGtgccctggagctggagggaCAGCCCAGCACGGCAGCTCAGCCCGACTGGACCGACCCCGGCTTCGGCCTCTACAAG ATCAATGACTTGGTGGATGCTCGGGACACGGATATGGGGGCGTGGTTTGAAGCCCAGGTTGTGAATGtaaccaggaaaaaacccaccagtgAATCAACTGAGAGCTGCACAGATCCTGACCAGCCCACAGCTGTCCCTGAAGAAGATGTAATTTATCATGTGAAATATGAAGA TTATCCAGAGAATGGGGTGGTGCAGATGAGCTCCAGTAACGTGCGGGCTCGGGCACGGACCATCCTGAAGTGGCACCAGCTGGAGGTGGGGCAGGTGGTGATGGTCAACTACAACCCTGATGAGCCAAAGGAGAGGGGGTTCTGGTATGATGCTGAGATCCtgcaaaaaagagaaacaaaaatgaccAGGGAGCTCAATGCAAAGATATTACTTGG GGAAGCTGGTGATTCCTTGAATGACTGCACAATTATATTAGTGGATGAAATCTATAAAATTGAAGAGCCAGGCACTGCTTCTCCCATCAGTCTTGGTACCCCAAAAC GACAGAGTGGACCCGTGTGTAAAGCCTGCAAGGACAACCCAAACAAGACCTGCAGGGTCTGTGCTTGTCACATCTGTGGAGGGAAGCAGGATCCAGATAAGCAGCTCATGTGTGACGAGTGTGACATGGCCTTCCACATCTACTGCCTCAACCCTCCCCTCAGCAGAATTCCAGATGATGAGGACTG GTATTGCCCTGAATGTCGAAATGATGCAAGTGAGGTGGTTTTAGcaggagagaaattaaaagaaagtaaaaagaaacaaaagatggCATCTGCTAATTCCTCCTCCCGGAGAGACTGGGGAAAG GGCATGGCGTGTGTTGGGCGCACCAAGGAATGCACCATTGTCCCCTCCAACCACTATGGACCAATTCCTGGCATTCCTGTTGGCACCATGTGGAAATTCAGAGTTCAG gtgaGCGAGTCCGGGGTGCACAGGCCCCATGTGGCAGGGATTCACGGCAGGAGCAACGATGGGGCCTATTCCTTGGTGCTGGCAGGAGGATATGAAGATGACATA GATCATGGGAATTCCTTCACATACACAGGGAGTGGAGGGCGAGACCTCTCTGGGAACAAACGCACGGCAGAGCAGTCCTGTGATCAGAAACTCACCAACATGAACAG AGCCCTGGCTCTGAACTGCAGTGCCCCCATCAACGACAAGCATGGGGCTGAGGCCAAGGACTGGCGGGCGGGGAAGCCGGTGCGGGTGGTCAGGAACGTCAAGGGAGGCAAACACAGCAAGTACGCTCCTGTGGAGGGCAACAGATACGATGGCATTTACAAG GTTGTGAAATACTGGCCTGAAACAGGGAAATCTGGGTTTCTAGTGTGGCGTTACCTGCTTAGAAGGGACGATGAAGAACCTGCTCCTTGGACCAAAGAGGGAAAGGACAGGATGAAAAAACTTGGCCTGACAATGCAG TATCCTGAAGGATATTTGGAAGCTGTTGCAAACaaagataaggaaaaagaaaataatggagaTGATGAGTTTGATACCCcggggaaagggaagaggaaaaggaaatcagCAG gtgGGGAGGAGAAACTCGTCACCTCCCCAGCAGAGACTCCAAAGAAAACTAAAGTTGAGCCATACAAGCTGACATCCCAGCAGAAATCTCTTATAAAAAGTGATGAAGCCAACGAAAAACTGTGGAATGAAGTCCTAGAAGCTCTCAAAGACGGACCG AAATTTCTCAATAAAGTGGAGGAGGCCTTTCTGTGTATTTGCTGTCAGGAGGTCGTGTTCCGGCCAGTCACCACCGTCTGCCAACACAACGTCTGCAAg GACTGCCTGGACAGGTCCTTCAAGGCCTCGGTGTTCAGCTGTCCCGCGTGCCGCTACGAGCTGGGCCGCAGCTACAGCATGGAGGTGAACGAGGCCCTGCAGAGCGTCCTcacccagctcttccctggctACGGCAGCGGCCGGTGA